The Myxocyprinus asiaticus isolate MX2 ecotype Aquarium Trade chromosome 26, UBuf_Myxa_2, whole genome shotgun sequence genome has a window encoding:
- the bcl9l gene encoding B-cell CLL/lymphoma 9-like protein isoform X1 codes for MHSENKLSNHGKQVTSGAQSQLSNVNQTQQQGSAGNQGPKGNGSGNHGVKSNQISPGNPGLKSLSQSGGGIGMMKTKNKRERSVSMDTGDQRESLTPVLDPDAKVEGVMRSKRRCVLERKQPYSGDEWCSGAETEEEDEKPLSGTHREHVICPGQAHSGSTATGPVSDPGGQGSGSGHGPGIRTDLHPRPSQQVVYVFTTSLANSAAEAVMHGHTDSILLYHQQNVPHTKLDQSTGVGKLSNLTEQISSSHTPPIGTPKSQSGTPRPASAGGVIGGHLPGTSTLSSTGHPDGEPTQPHQGGTSSSNSRSTAHSLGPGISGPQSVGASGSDGMDRPSTVSHHGAGGSPSSSPSALSAHSECEPGQRGGGGNKDGLSKEQLEHRERSLQTLRDIERLLLRSGAGAGHEELRGSNGNPNATNVNNNNSNDGGRGLEDGENGGGNAGNCHSNNAGIPGMPPVGGMKKYEEPLQSIISQTQNLVGPSLEESLMGTHHGMPPHPHHLSSPSGLDMGTLMGPEGVTPEQLAWRKLQEEYYQEKRRQQEMNPHQHPQHFRMMSEMGMPGGPPMLMRGPPPPYHSKPGDQQWGQGPMVGGGIGGNGRIIDMHQEGPRGPRFLGQMRGPSGGGSYPESPGGVLAMEGLGPQRPPRPGMGWLDEMPPNMGGGGPFHGCYTPGGPGGPPQHFTGDLDRPLTREEMFRRIHRLDLQQISRHQQQAGLGGPRLMDNTGGPGFHNPGMGGGPPSRGDPVDFPGSRAMMGSPLGGACSDGGPTMRDIVDSPLGGNLNMNMGMNMNPQQQQLLAQKLRGGPGLGGTIGEFLSPEDISRIRAFHNGRGGANKGMIPGPDGPLQFPNQSSFPGSQGDVLYMQQPGPEIFVADQSGPPHMSSTSRLSHIPVNTGSRGTELGTRHPPDLSISVNPMGSQAVPQSHQLKSPSLSQEPSPLMPSPSAAGLKSPSQLSQSGPHPPLPAASGAGTPSSTSIKSPQVIGHSLGLRSPSDSPGHLKSPTMPVASPGWTASPKTAIPSPGGPPSVKVAGNGGSSSTDTGMSLPPRSSNSTPISQPPNSINPSMPFTSSPDAPPSQNPLSLIMSQMSKYAMPSSTPLYHDAIKTIATSDDEMLPDRPLLPGLNMSVGNMGNHQSTQMLLSSQGSMALHSGPQSPMGMVLQGGQQLSHDPSGPMLPSPNPMGMPGMTSTIMGGGGGPPDGIGPCNVSPVHPQNQMGGFPRMQGPLHSPIGGMGQQYPQRPDEVLPPQQMHLLSKGMSHQQPPHQPDSFPSMPMGDGPDLSEVIRPTHTGIPEFDLSRIIPADKPSSTLQYFPKSEAMSQSQHNPHQGQPPQQASSAQLLKQLSSSGPPHSNVPSSNPHIANLQNMMAEQQLSLHPSHTHCGMRPGMDMPQIGTRGMGSGGGMGPICHPGHMIGRTGMSPQQQLQQQHHHQQQQAMMANNLLQHPSHPPRSMLSPQQHPHNLMAQQNLMMMQAKQRGMTLPGEHFGQQGPLMSPQGPMMGPPHSQSGMMGPQNLRQRSMSLDSPLGYGPGSMANMPF; via the exons ATGCACTCAGAAAATAAACTATCCAATCATGGCAAGCAAGTGACTAGCGGGGCCCAATCCCAGCTCTCTAATGTAAACCAAACGCAGCAGCAAGGATCTGCTGGAAACCAGGGGCCAAAGGGCAATGGATCAGGGAACCATGGTGTCAAATCCAACCAGATTTCTCCTGGCAACCCTGGACTGAAGAGTCTCAGCCAATCAGGCGGTGGCATTGGAATGATGAAAACCAAGAACAAGAGGGAAAGAAGCGTCTCCATGGACACAGGAGACCAAAGAGAATCGCTGACACCTGTTTTGGATCCGGATGCCAAAG TAGAGGGTGTGATGCGCAGCAAACGGCGGTGTGTGTTGGAGAGAAAGCAGCCGTACAGTGGAGATGAATGGTGCTCGGGGGCTGAAACTGAGGAAGAGGATGAAAAACCCCTTTCTGGCACACACC GAGAGCATGTGATTTGTCCTGGTCAGGCCCACTCTGGTTCAACCGCCACGGGCCCTGTTAGTGATCCGGGAGGTCAAGGTTCAGGTTCAGGCCATGGACCCGGTATTCGCACAGATCTGCATCCTCGGCCCTCTCAGCAAGTAGTGTATGTGTTCACTACCAGCCTAGCCAACAG tgCTGCAGAGGCAGTGATGCATGGCCACACAGACTCCATTCTCTTGTATCACCAGCAGAATGTCCCCCACACTAAGCTGGACCAG TCTACTGGTGTTGGAAAACTCTCCAACTTAACAGAGCAGATCAGTTCTAGTCACACTCCACCCATTGGAACACCCAAATCCCAAAGTGGTACACCTCGGCCAGCTTCCGCTGGTGGAGTTATAGGAGGACACCTTCCTGGCACCAGTACTCTTTCCTCCACTGGCCATCCAGATGGTGAGCCAACTCAACCCCACCAGGGAGGAACATCAAGCAGCAACAGCCGCTCTACAGCGCATTCACTGGGTCCAGGAATTTCAGGTCCACAGTCTGTTGGAGCTTCGGGATCAGATGGAATGGACAGGCCAAGTACCGTTTCCCACCATGGTGCAGGTGGGTCTCCTTCCTCTAGCCCCTCTGCGCTATCAGCACACAGTGAGTGTGAACCAGGCCAGCGTGGGGGGGGAGGAAATAAAGATGGCCTGTCTAAGGAGCAACTGGAGCATCGGGAACGCTCTCTGCAGACTCTTCGAGACATTGAGAGATTGCTTCTCCGTAGTGGGGCTGGTGCTGGCCATGAGGAACTAAGAGGTTCTAATGGCAATCCTAATGCCACTAATGTCAATAACAATAATAGTAATGATGGAGGTAGGGGTTTGGAAGATGGTGAGAATGGTGGGGGAAATGCTGGCAACTGCCATAGCAACAATGCTGGAATACCTGGCATGCCCCCTGTAGGTGGAATGAAAAAGTATGAGGAGCCATTACAGTCCATCATCTCACAGACACAGAATCTTGTTGGGCCCAGTTTAGAGGAATCTCTGATGGGCACACACCATGGTATGCCACCACACCCTCATCACCTCTCCTCACCTTCAGGGTTGGACATGGGAACCCTAATGGGGCCTGAAGGTGTAACACCAGAGCAGCTGGCTTGGAGGAAGTTGCAGGAGGAGTACTACCAGGAGAAAAGGCGACAACAAGAAATGAATCCACACCAACATCCCCAGCATTTCCGTATGATGTCAGAAATGGGAATGCCTGGGGGGCCGCCAATGCTAATGAGGGGACCCCCACCACCATATCACAGTAAACCTGGTGATCAACAGTGGGGGCAAGGTCCAATGGTAGGGGGAGGCATAGGAGGTAATGGACGAATAATAGACATGCATCAGGAGGGGCCTCGAGGACCAAGGTTTCTTGGACAGATGCGAGGCCCATCAGGTGGTGGAAGCTACCCAGAAAGCCCTGGGGGAGTTTTAGCAATGGAAGGGTTGGGGCCTCAAAGACCTCCAAGGCCAGGCATGGGTTGGTTGGATGAAATGCCCCCAAACATGGGTGGTGGAGGCCCATTTCATGGGTGCTACACCCCTGGGGGGCCTGGTGGACCCCCTCAGCACTTTACAGGTGATTTGGATCGCCCTTTAACACGAGAGGAGATGTTCCGTAGAATCCATAGATTAGACTTGCAGCAAATATCCAGACACCAGCAACAGGCAGGGCTTGGAGGTCCAAGGTTGATGGATAACACTGGAGGACCAGGCTTCCATAATCCTGGCATGGGAGGAGGCCCACCCTCTCGTGGCGATCCAGTGGACTTTCCCGGTTCTCGGGCTATGATGGGCTCTCCTCTTGGAGGAGCATGCAGTGATGGTGGCCCTACAATGAGAGACATTGTTGACTCACCTTTGGGGGGTAACCTAAACATGAATATGGGCATGAATATGAATCCACAACAGCAGCAGTTGTTGGCTCAGAAGCTGAGAGGAGGTCCTGGACTTGGTGGCACTATTGGGGAGTTTTTGAGCCCGGAAGACATCTCCCGTATCAGGGCTTTTCACAATGGTCGGGGTGGTGCTAACAAAGGAATGATCCCTGGCCCAGATGGACCTCTTCAGTTCCCCAACCAGAGCTCCTTTCCTGGTAGTCAAGGTGATGTGTTATATATGCAGCAGCCAGGCCCTGAGATATTTGTAGCAGACCAATCAGGTCCTCCCCACATGAGCAGCACCTCAAGGCTTAGTCACATTCCCGTGAACACTGGTTCAAGGGGTACAGAACTTGGCACCCGACATCCTCCTGACCTGTCCATTAGTGTTAACCCAATGGGATCCCAAGCAGTACCTCAATCTCACCAGCTCAAATCCCCCTCTCTTAGCCAGGAGCCATCTCCCCTCATGCCTTCACCCTCTGCAGCAGGCCTTAAATCACCCAGCCAGTTATCACAGAGTGGCCCTCACCCTCCTCTACCAGCAGCCTCTGGGGCTGGAACTCCCTCCTCTACCTCTATCAAGTCCCCCCAGGTCATTGGCCATTCCCTTGGTCTTCGCTCACCATCTGACTCTCCTGGACACCTGAAGTCTCCAACCATGCCTGTTGCTTCACCTGGCTGGACTGCCTCACCCAAAACTGCTATTCCCAGCCCTGGGGGACCACCTAGTGTCAAAGTCGCAGGGAATGGGGGGAGCAGCTCCACTGATACag GTATGTCCCTGCCACCTAGGAGTTCAAACTCAACACCCATCAGCCAGCCTCCCAACTCTATCAATCCTAGCATGCCTTTCACATCCTCACCAGATGCCCCACCATCCCAAAATCCTTTATCCCTTATAATGTCTCAGATGTCAAAATATGCTATGCCCAGCTCCACTCCACTCTACCATGATGCAATTAAGACAATCGCCACATCAGATGATGAGATGCTACCAGATAGACCCCTTCTACCTGGACTCAACATGTCAG TGGGAAACATGGGAAATCACCAGTCTACACAGATGCTCCTCTCCTCCCAGGGTTCAATGGCACTTCACAGTGGTCCACAAAGTCCCATGGGAATGGTACTGCAAGGAGGTCAGCAGCTATCCCATGATCCCTCTGGGCCCATGCTCCCATCCCCTAATCCTATGGGCATGCCAGGAATGACATCAACAATAATGGGAGGCGGAGGGGGACCTCCTGATGGAATAGGACCCTGTAACGTTTCTCCAGTTCATCCCCAAAACCAGATGGGGGGATTTCCTCGCATGCAGGGGCCTCTTCACTCCCCTATTGGTGGTATGGGGCAACAGTATCCCCAGCGTCCTGATGAGGTCCTACCACCTCAGCAGATGCATCTTCTAAGTAAAGGCATGTCTCACCAGCAGCCTCCTCATCAACCAGACTCTTTTCCATCCATGCCCATGGGTGATGGTCCAGACCTGAGTGAGGTCATCAGGCCTACACATACAGGCATTCCTGAGTTCGACCTTTCACGTATCATTCCTGCAGACAAGCCCAGCAGTACCCTACAGTACTTCCCCAAGAGTGAGGCCATGTCCCAGTCACAGCACAATCCTCACCAGGGCCAACCGCCTCAACAGGCTTCTTCTGCTCAACTTCTCAAGCAGCTTTCCTCATCTGGACCTCCCCATAGCAACGTCCCCTCATCCAACCCCCATATTGCTAACCTTCAGAACATGATGGCCGAACAGCAGCTGTCCTTgcacccctcacacacacactgtggtaTGCGCCCAGGTATGGACATGCCTCAGATTGGCACTAGGGGCATGGGTTCAGGTGGTGGGATGGGGCCCATATGCCACCCAGGGCACATGATTGGCAGGACAGGCATGTCTCCACAACAGCAGCTCCAGCAACAACACCACCATCAGCAGCAGCAGGCCATGATGGCCAATAACCTCTTACAACACCCATCCCACCCTCCCCGTAGTATGCTGTCTCCACAGCAGCACCCTCATAATCTTATGGCCCAGCAGAATCTTATGATGATGCAGGCTAAGCAGCGGGGCATGACCCTCCCTGGGGAGCACTTTGGCCAGCAGGGGCCCCTCATGTCCCCTCAGGGGCCTATGATGGGACCTCCACATTCCCAGTCAGGCATGATGGGCCCTCAAAATCTAAGacaaaggagcatgtcactggaCAGCCCATTGGGCTACGGGCCTGGAAGTATGGCCAACATGCCCTTTTAA
- the bcl9l gene encoding B-cell CLL/lymphoma 9-like protein isoform X2, with product MHSENKLSNHGKQVTSGAQSQLSNVNQTQQQGSAGNQGPKGNGSGNHGVKSNQISPGNPGLKSLSQSGGGIGMMKTKNKRERSVSMDTGDQRESLTPVLDPDAKEGVMRSKRRCVLERKQPYSGDEWCSGAETEEEDEKPLSGTHREHVICPGQAHSGSTATGPVSDPGGQGSGSGHGPGIRTDLHPRPSQQVVYVFTTSLANSAAEAVMHGHTDSILLYHQQNVPHTKLDQSTGVGKLSNLTEQISSSHTPPIGTPKSQSGTPRPASAGGVIGGHLPGTSTLSSTGHPDGEPTQPHQGGTSSSNSRSTAHSLGPGISGPQSVGASGSDGMDRPSTVSHHGAGGSPSSSPSALSAHSECEPGQRGGGGNKDGLSKEQLEHRERSLQTLRDIERLLLRSGAGAGHEELRGSNGNPNATNVNNNNSNDGGRGLEDGENGGGNAGNCHSNNAGIPGMPPVGGMKKYEEPLQSIISQTQNLVGPSLEESLMGTHHGMPPHPHHLSSPSGLDMGTLMGPEGVTPEQLAWRKLQEEYYQEKRRQQEMNPHQHPQHFRMMSEMGMPGGPPMLMRGPPPPYHSKPGDQQWGQGPMVGGGIGGNGRIIDMHQEGPRGPRFLGQMRGPSGGGSYPESPGGVLAMEGLGPQRPPRPGMGWLDEMPPNMGGGGPFHGCYTPGGPGGPPQHFTGDLDRPLTREEMFRRIHRLDLQQISRHQQQAGLGGPRLMDNTGGPGFHNPGMGGGPPSRGDPVDFPGSRAMMGSPLGGACSDGGPTMRDIVDSPLGGNLNMNMGMNMNPQQQQLLAQKLRGGPGLGGTIGEFLSPEDISRIRAFHNGRGGANKGMIPGPDGPLQFPNQSSFPGSQGDVLYMQQPGPEIFVADQSGPPHMSSTSRLSHIPVNTGSRGTELGTRHPPDLSISVNPMGSQAVPQSHQLKSPSLSQEPSPLMPSPSAAGLKSPSQLSQSGPHPPLPAASGAGTPSSTSIKSPQVIGHSLGLRSPSDSPGHLKSPTMPVASPGWTASPKTAIPSPGGPPSVKVAGNGGSSSTDTGMSLPPRSSNSTPISQPPNSINPSMPFTSSPDAPPSQNPLSLIMSQMSKYAMPSSTPLYHDAIKTIATSDDEMLPDRPLLPGLNMSVGNMGNHQSTQMLLSSQGSMALHSGPQSPMGMVLQGGQQLSHDPSGPMLPSPNPMGMPGMTSTIMGGGGGPPDGIGPCNVSPVHPQNQMGGFPRMQGPLHSPIGGMGQQYPQRPDEVLPPQQMHLLSKGMSHQQPPHQPDSFPSMPMGDGPDLSEVIRPTHTGIPEFDLSRIIPADKPSSTLQYFPKSEAMSQSQHNPHQGQPPQQASSAQLLKQLSSSGPPHSNVPSSNPHIANLQNMMAEQQLSLHPSHTHCGMRPGMDMPQIGTRGMGSGGGMGPICHPGHMIGRTGMSPQQQLQQQHHHQQQQAMMANNLLQHPSHPPRSMLSPQQHPHNLMAQQNLMMMQAKQRGMTLPGEHFGQQGPLMSPQGPMMGPPHSQSGMMGPQNLRQRSMSLDSPLGYGPGSMANMPF from the exons ATGCACTCAGAAAATAAACTATCCAATCATGGCAAGCAAGTGACTAGCGGGGCCCAATCCCAGCTCTCTAATGTAAACCAAACGCAGCAGCAAGGATCTGCTGGAAACCAGGGGCCAAAGGGCAATGGATCAGGGAACCATGGTGTCAAATCCAACCAGATTTCTCCTGGCAACCCTGGACTGAAGAGTCTCAGCCAATCAGGCGGTGGCATTGGAATGATGAAAACCAAGAACAAGAGGGAAAGAAGCGTCTCCATGGACACAGGAGACCAAAGAGAATCGCTGACACCTGTTTTGGATCCGGATGCCAAAG AGGGTGTGATGCGCAGCAAACGGCGGTGTGTGTTGGAGAGAAAGCAGCCGTACAGTGGAGATGAATGGTGCTCGGGGGCTGAAACTGAGGAAGAGGATGAAAAACCCCTTTCTGGCACACACC GAGAGCATGTGATTTGTCCTGGTCAGGCCCACTCTGGTTCAACCGCCACGGGCCCTGTTAGTGATCCGGGAGGTCAAGGTTCAGGTTCAGGCCATGGACCCGGTATTCGCACAGATCTGCATCCTCGGCCCTCTCAGCAAGTAGTGTATGTGTTCACTACCAGCCTAGCCAACAG tgCTGCAGAGGCAGTGATGCATGGCCACACAGACTCCATTCTCTTGTATCACCAGCAGAATGTCCCCCACACTAAGCTGGACCAG TCTACTGGTGTTGGAAAACTCTCCAACTTAACAGAGCAGATCAGTTCTAGTCACACTCCACCCATTGGAACACCCAAATCCCAAAGTGGTACACCTCGGCCAGCTTCCGCTGGTGGAGTTATAGGAGGACACCTTCCTGGCACCAGTACTCTTTCCTCCACTGGCCATCCAGATGGTGAGCCAACTCAACCCCACCAGGGAGGAACATCAAGCAGCAACAGCCGCTCTACAGCGCATTCACTGGGTCCAGGAATTTCAGGTCCACAGTCTGTTGGAGCTTCGGGATCAGATGGAATGGACAGGCCAAGTACCGTTTCCCACCATGGTGCAGGTGGGTCTCCTTCCTCTAGCCCCTCTGCGCTATCAGCACACAGTGAGTGTGAACCAGGCCAGCGTGGGGGGGGAGGAAATAAAGATGGCCTGTCTAAGGAGCAACTGGAGCATCGGGAACGCTCTCTGCAGACTCTTCGAGACATTGAGAGATTGCTTCTCCGTAGTGGGGCTGGTGCTGGCCATGAGGAACTAAGAGGTTCTAATGGCAATCCTAATGCCACTAATGTCAATAACAATAATAGTAATGATGGAGGTAGGGGTTTGGAAGATGGTGAGAATGGTGGGGGAAATGCTGGCAACTGCCATAGCAACAATGCTGGAATACCTGGCATGCCCCCTGTAGGTGGAATGAAAAAGTATGAGGAGCCATTACAGTCCATCATCTCACAGACACAGAATCTTGTTGGGCCCAGTTTAGAGGAATCTCTGATGGGCACACACCATGGTATGCCACCACACCCTCATCACCTCTCCTCACCTTCAGGGTTGGACATGGGAACCCTAATGGGGCCTGAAGGTGTAACACCAGAGCAGCTGGCTTGGAGGAAGTTGCAGGAGGAGTACTACCAGGAGAAAAGGCGACAACAAGAAATGAATCCACACCAACATCCCCAGCATTTCCGTATGATGTCAGAAATGGGAATGCCTGGGGGGCCGCCAATGCTAATGAGGGGACCCCCACCACCATATCACAGTAAACCTGGTGATCAACAGTGGGGGCAAGGTCCAATGGTAGGGGGAGGCATAGGAGGTAATGGACGAATAATAGACATGCATCAGGAGGGGCCTCGAGGACCAAGGTTTCTTGGACAGATGCGAGGCCCATCAGGTGGTGGAAGCTACCCAGAAAGCCCTGGGGGAGTTTTAGCAATGGAAGGGTTGGGGCCTCAAAGACCTCCAAGGCCAGGCATGGGTTGGTTGGATGAAATGCCCCCAAACATGGGTGGTGGAGGCCCATTTCATGGGTGCTACACCCCTGGGGGGCCTGGTGGACCCCCTCAGCACTTTACAGGTGATTTGGATCGCCCTTTAACACGAGAGGAGATGTTCCGTAGAATCCATAGATTAGACTTGCAGCAAATATCCAGACACCAGCAACAGGCAGGGCTTGGAGGTCCAAGGTTGATGGATAACACTGGAGGACCAGGCTTCCATAATCCTGGCATGGGAGGAGGCCCACCCTCTCGTGGCGATCCAGTGGACTTTCCCGGTTCTCGGGCTATGATGGGCTCTCCTCTTGGAGGAGCATGCAGTGATGGTGGCCCTACAATGAGAGACATTGTTGACTCACCTTTGGGGGGTAACCTAAACATGAATATGGGCATGAATATGAATCCACAACAGCAGCAGTTGTTGGCTCAGAAGCTGAGAGGAGGTCCTGGACTTGGTGGCACTATTGGGGAGTTTTTGAGCCCGGAAGACATCTCCCGTATCAGGGCTTTTCACAATGGTCGGGGTGGTGCTAACAAAGGAATGATCCCTGGCCCAGATGGACCTCTTCAGTTCCCCAACCAGAGCTCCTTTCCTGGTAGTCAAGGTGATGTGTTATATATGCAGCAGCCAGGCCCTGAGATATTTGTAGCAGACCAATCAGGTCCTCCCCACATGAGCAGCACCTCAAGGCTTAGTCACATTCCCGTGAACACTGGTTCAAGGGGTACAGAACTTGGCACCCGACATCCTCCTGACCTGTCCATTAGTGTTAACCCAATGGGATCCCAAGCAGTACCTCAATCTCACCAGCTCAAATCCCCCTCTCTTAGCCAGGAGCCATCTCCCCTCATGCCTTCACCCTCTGCAGCAGGCCTTAAATCACCCAGCCAGTTATCACAGAGTGGCCCTCACCCTCCTCTACCAGCAGCCTCTGGGGCTGGAACTCCCTCCTCTACCTCTATCAAGTCCCCCCAGGTCATTGGCCATTCCCTTGGTCTTCGCTCACCATCTGACTCTCCTGGACACCTGAAGTCTCCAACCATGCCTGTTGCTTCACCTGGCTGGACTGCCTCACCCAAAACTGCTATTCCCAGCCCTGGGGGACCACCTAGTGTCAAAGTCGCAGGGAATGGGGGGAGCAGCTCCACTGATACag GTATGTCCCTGCCACCTAGGAGTTCAAACTCAACACCCATCAGCCAGCCTCCCAACTCTATCAATCCTAGCATGCCTTTCACATCCTCACCAGATGCCCCACCATCCCAAAATCCTTTATCCCTTATAATGTCTCAGATGTCAAAATATGCTATGCCCAGCTCCACTCCACTCTACCATGATGCAATTAAGACAATCGCCACATCAGATGATGAGATGCTACCAGATAGACCCCTTCTACCTGGACTCAACATGTCAG TGGGAAACATGGGAAATCACCAGTCTACACAGATGCTCCTCTCCTCCCAGGGTTCAATGGCACTTCACAGTGGTCCACAAAGTCCCATGGGAATGGTACTGCAAGGAGGTCAGCAGCTATCCCATGATCCCTCTGGGCCCATGCTCCCATCCCCTAATCCTATGGGCATGCCAGGAATGACATCAACAATAATGGGAGGCGGAGGGGGACCTCCTGATGGAATAGGACCCTGTAACGTTTCTCCAGTTCATCCCCAAAACCAGATGGGGGGATTTCCTCGCATGCAGGGGCCTCTTCACTCCCCTATTGGTGGTATGGGGCAACAGTATCCCCAGCGTCCTGATGAGGTCCTACCACCTCAGCAGATGCATCTTCTAAGTAAAGGCATGTCTCACCAGCAGCCTCCTCATCAACCAGACTCTTTTCCATCCATGCCCATGGGTGATGGTCCAGACCTGAGTGAGGTCATCAGGCCTACACATACAGGCATTCCTGAGTTCGACCTTTCACGTATCATTCCTGCAGACAAGCCCAGCAGTACCCTACAGTACTTCCCCAAGAGTGAGGCCATGTCCCAGTCACAGCACAATCCTCACCAGGGCCAACCGCCTCAACAGGCTTCTTCTGCTCAACTTCTCAAGCAGCTTTCCTCATCTGGACCTCCCCATAGCAACGTCCCCTCATCCAACCCCCATATTGCTAACCTTCAGAACATGATGGCCGAACAGCAGCTGTCCTTgcacccctcacacacacactgtggtaTGCGCCCAGGTATGGACATGCCTCAGATTGGCACTAGGGGCATGGGTTCAGGTGGTGGGATGGGGCCCATATGCCACCCAGGGCACATGATTGGCAGGACAGGCATGTCTCCACAACAGCAGCTCCAGCAACAACACCACCATCAGCAGCAGCAGGCCATGATGGCCAATAACCTCTTACAACACCCATCCCACCCTCCCCGTAGTATGCTGTCTCCACAGCAGCACCCTCATAATCTTATGGCCCAGCAGAATCTTATGATGATGCAGGCTAAGCAGCGGGGCATGACCCTCCCTGGGGAGCACTTTGGCCAGCAGGGGCCCCTCATGTCCCCTCAGGGGCCTATGATGGGACCTCCACATTCCCAGTCAGGCATGATGGGCCCTCAAAATCTAAGacaaaggagcatgtcactggaCAGCCCATTGGGCTACGGGCCTGGAAGTATGGCCAACATGCCCTTTTAA